One window of the Pseudarthrobacter sp. ATCC 49987 genome contains the following:
- a CDS encoding DUF6226 family protein: MGTAEDLFEGQATGMPEPMPRGTALYREGSGPAVVRHLEGYAPFVDFCAAQGARAGELAADPERLIRFLRTAGSQLADDSTLSAAAAVFAGNTIARLRPDAQWAAYEGAPSTVGNRDKAFEVDRLLEALRSADDDAVRGLIDVLSDWAQDEPDEPPARPPVPVRPAAGRPRYVRPDLPTTTYYSRDGEPIPYGRHWGADGPDPDSYSVDSHPERFAGLHVVARALIEHLTAVYDVDVQDDPAHGGELLMQGPGVLQAVKIIPRDSGAAALTIVLTVYPGVMVHAGVLHDFAFPVCGCDSCDETVETTADRLELLVLSVAAGGYSERYPVGRKRWSEYALAAFDGSGSESGQGEPPPASAGRLHDAEVRLREVARGWKPWPLRRS; the protein is encoded by the coding sequence ATGGGGACAGCAGAGGACTTGTTTGAAGGGCAGGCCACCGGAATGCCGGAACCGATGCCGCGCGGCACCGCGTTGTATCGGGAAGGGTCCGGTCCCGCGGTGGTCCGGCACCTGGAGGGCTATGCCCCGTTCGTTGACTTCTGCGCGGCGCAGGGCGCACGGGCGGGCGAACTGGCTGCAGACCCTGAACGGCTCATCCGGTTCCTGCGCACGGCAGGCTCCCAGCTCGCCGACGACAGCACCCTCAGCGCGGCTGCGGCGGTCTTCGCCGGGAACACCATCGCCCGGCTGCGGCCCGACGCGCAGTGGGCCGCCTATGAAGGGGCCCCATCTACGGTGGGAAACCGGGACAAAGCGTTCGAGGTGGACCGCCTGCTCGAAGCTCTTCGCAGCGCGGACGACGACGCGGTCCGCGGGCTGATTGACGTGCTCTCGGACTGGGCGCAGGACGAGCCGGATGAGCCCCCGGCCCGTCCGCCCGTTCCGGTACGCCCGGCGGCAGGACGGCCCCGCTACGTCCGGCCGGACCTGCCGACGACCACCTATTACTCCCGCGACGGGGAGCCCATTCCCTACGGCCGGCACTGGGGCGCGGACGGGCCCGACCCGGATTCCTACAGCGTGGACAGCCACCCCGAGCGCTTCGCCGGGCTCCACGTCGTCGCCCGTGCGCTGATCGAGCACCTGACGGCGGTGTACGACGTCGATGTCCAGGATGATCCGGCCCATGGCGGGGAGCTGCTGATGCAGGGGCCGGGCGTCCTGCAGGCCGTCAAAATCATCCCGCGGGATTCCGGGGCGGCGGCCCTGACGATTGTGCTGACCGTCTACCCGGGCGTGATGGTGCACGCCGGAGTGCTGCATGACTTCGCGTTTCCGGTGTGCGGCTGCGATTCCTGCGACGAAACGGTGGAGACAACAGCGGATCGGCTGGAGCTGTTGGTGCTCTCGGTCGCGGCCGGCGGATACAGCGAACGCTACCCGGTGGGCCGCAAGCGGTGGAGCGAGTATGCCTTGGCAGCGTTCGACGGTTCCGGCTCGGAGAGCGGCCAGGGCGAACCGCCCCCGGCCAGTGCCGGGCGACTGCACGACGCGGAGGTCCGGCTGCGGGAGGTGGCCCGCGGATGGAAACCCTGGCCACTGCGCCGGAGCTGA
- a CDS encoding IS1249 family transposase — protein MICGRALVRNGKTAAGKQRYRCLECGASRSGERPDVSRRAELDAFLGWLLGAGSQAGAVSFGTARSFRRRTAWCWNISPAIPATGEVHDQVQIDGIYVGSWCCLIAIAGEHVIGWQWCDTEKKAAWAALLQRFPAPRVVITDGGSGIAAALSDCWSDSAVQRCLVHVQRNVRTHLTSRPRTEAGKALLRLGRALTRIRTSAQAAAWLGHLNDWYQDYGDLVRARTYRGTTTPAPAWVRANQTWWFTHDRLRKAYRLLERISQAGTLFTYLRHEFIGLDIAATTNRIEGGTNAQLRLILRAHRGMSEEHQKRAIEWYLYLHSETPVPPARLIRPEHQTPIRLPAQTAPDQPHGPEEYGKAATAEEGLWARKGWAGRP, from the coding sequence TTGATTTGTGGTCGTGCGCTGGTTCGGAACGGAAAAACGGCGGCTGGCAAGCAGCGGTACCGGTGTCTGGAATGCGGGGCGAGCCGCTCGGGTGAACGCCCGGATGTGAGCCGGCGCGCGGAGCTGGACGCCTTTCTGGGCTGGTTGTTGGGCGCCGGCAGCCAGGCAGGGGCTGTCTCGTTCGGCACGGCCCGGTCGTTCCGGCGCCGCACGGCATGGTGCTGGAATATTTCCCCGGCGATACCGGCCACTGGCGAGGTCCATGATCAGGTCCAGATCGACGGGATCTACGTCGGGTCGTGGTGCTGTCTGATCGCGATCGCCGGAGAGCACGTGATCGGCTGGCAGTGGTGCGACACCGAGAAAAAGGCTGCCTGGGCTGCCCTGCTTCAACGGTTCCCCGCGCCGCGCGTGGTGATCACCGACGGTGGTTCCGGGATCGCGGCCGCATTGTCTGACTGCTGGTCCGATAGCGCCGTGCAGCGCTGCCTCGTCCACGTCCAACGCAACGTGCGCACCCACTTGACCAGCCGGCCCAGGACCGAGGCAGGAAAAGCCCTCCTGCGCCTTGGCCGGGCACTGACACGGATCCGCACCTCGGCGCAGGCCGCGGCGTGGCTGGGCCACCTCAACGACTGGTACCAGGACTACGGGGACCTGGTCCGGGCCCGGACCTACCGCGGCACCACCACCCCGGCGCCGGCCTGGGTGCGGGCGAATCAGACCTGGTGGTTCACCCACGACAGGCTCCGCAAGGCCTACCGCCTCCTGGAACGAATCAGCCAGGCAGGGACGCTGTTCACCTACCTCCGCCACGAGTTCATCGGACTCGACATCGCCGCGACGACCAACCGGATCGAAGGCGGCACGAACGCCCAGCTTCGCCTGATCCTGCGGGCCCACCGCGGGATGAGCGAGGAGCACCAGAAACGGGCCATCGAGTGGTATCTGTACCTGCATAGCGAAACCCCGGTCCCGCCCGCCCGGCTCATCCGCCCGGAGCACCAAACGCCCATACGCCTACCGGCTCAGACCGCCCCCGACCAACCCCACGGACCCGAGGAATACGGCAAAGCAGCCACCGCAGAAGAAGGCCTCTGGGCCCGCAAAGGATGGGCAGGACGACCCTGA
- a CDS encoding DUF6176 family protein, with protein MECITWFAPILPGKLEEWKALDAEMSGSRREEHARSRKRMGVTREVASLVQTPQGDFVCLFHEAEDLAKAFQTLAASDDPYDVWFREHLVSLHGLTAEMLQGPPPATLHFDYHDAG; from the coding sequence ATGGAATGCATTACGTGGTTCGCGCCGATTTTGCCCGGGAAACTGGAGGAGTGGAAGGCGCTCGATGCGGAGATGAGCGGCTCGCGTCGGGAGGAACATGCACGCTCGAGGAAGCGCATGGGCGTCACCCGGGAGGTCGCCAGCCTCGTGCAGACCCCGCAGGGGGATTTTGTCTGCCTGTTCCATGAGGCCGAGGATCTGGCCAAGGCCTTCCAGACCCTCGCGGCCTCGGACGATCCCTACGATGTCTGGTTCCGGGAGCATCTGGTGAGCCTGCACGGGCTGACGGCCGAGATGCTGCAGGGTCCTCCCCCGGCGACGCTGCACTTCGACTACCACGACGCCGGCTGA
- a CDS encoding ABC transporter permease has product MSTVKEIPIVAETIEPRTAVTKRLLRRSSAARRERSANVKMLLGAVLTALVVLPIVLAQVLPLPDADAQAIASRFLPPFSPGHLFGTDQLGRDILSRVLHGGQVSLTIGVLAVVISGLVGVVLGALAGFFGGWVDAVVSRLIEAQLSLPLLMMLLLVVALFGPSIPVITFVIAIAQWPEPARLTRSLVLVEREKPYVQAAKVLGLHQITTLVKHVIPNVINQVIVVVLLLLATAVLMESALSFLGAGPQRPFATWGRIISDGQDFLTTAWWIVTFPGAVIATLVVGVNLLADGLRDRVRRRKEATS; this is encoded by the coding sequence ATGAGTACTGTCAAGGAAATCCCGATCGTCGCCGAGACCATAGAACCGCGGACGGCGGTGACGAAGCGCCTGCTCCGGCGCTCCTCGGCCGCACGGCGGGAGCGCTCGGCCAACGTCAAGATGCTGCTGGGCGCCGTCCTCACCGCGCTGGTGGTGCTGCCGATTGTCCTGGCCCAGGTCCTTCCGCTGCCGGATGCCGATGCCCAGGCCATCGCGTCCCGCTTCCTGCCCCCGTTCAGCCCGGGCCACCTGTTCGGCACCGACCAGCTGGGACGGGACATCCTCTCCCGGGTCCTGCACGGCGGCCAGGTCTCCTTGACCATCGGCGTGCTGGCCGTGGTGATTTCCGGCCTGGTGGGCGTGGTCCTCGGTGCGCTCGCCGGCTTTTTCGGCGGCTGGGTGGACGCCGTGGTGTCCCGCCTGATCGAGGCACAGCTGTCCCTGCCCTTGCTCATGATGCTCCTGCTGGTGGTGGCGCTCTTCGGCCCCTCCATTCCGGTGATCACCTTTGTGATCGCCATCGCCCAGTGGCCCGAGCCCGCCCGCCTCACCCGCTCCCTGGTGCTGGTGGAACGCGAAAAGCCCTACGTCCAGGCCGCCAAGGTCCTGGGTCTGCACCAGATCACCACCCTGGTGAAGCACGTCATCCCCAACGTCATCAACCAGGTCATTGTGGTGGTCCTGCTGCTCCTGGCCACGGCCGTCCTGATGGAAAGCGCCTTGAGCTTCCTCGGAGCAGGCCCGCAGCGGCCCTTCGCCACCTGGGGCCGGATCATCTCCGACGGCCAGGATTTCCTCACCACCGCCTGGTGGATCGTCACCTTCCCCGGAGCGGTGATCGCCACCCTGGTGGTGGGGGTCAACCTGCTGGCCGACGGCCTGCGGGACCGCGTACGACGCCGGAAGGAAGCAACGTCATGA
- a CDS encoding acyltransferase family protein: MLSKSGQTRVTQLDGLRGIAALVVVACHVVSTLPGIGNVVKGNRSAALNTAETWAVFSPLHVLWNGTPAVHVFFVLSGFVLVLPFTRPGPARSWAQYYAKRFFRLYIPAWASLAVAVALILLIPRTASPLQSPWADMYVIHPSVGQVLKDGLLLLNASTINTPLWSLKWEVLFSLLLPAYVFLALRWRRFWHVKIGLALLLALVGALQHLDWLSYLPIFLIGAVLGVERERIRELTRKWPRVAWFLVAAAGLFLANAEWISREQPIPGVEAVVTVGATLIVLLFISCGSAKRLGDTAAAQWLGRVSFSLYLVHLPIILAGVTLLRSVSLPMALAVSVAASFAIAELFFRYVEQPAHRLSMAVGRAVGRRIRRDAPADSPAIPQPAEAPSPPVAREYAGSRSR, encoded by the coding sequence ATGCTGTCTAAGTCTGGTCAAACACGAGTCACGCAGCTTGATGGCCTCAGGGGGATTGCCGCCCTGGTGGTTGTTGCCTGCCACGTAGTGTCCACGCTCCCGGGAATCGGGAACGTCGTAAAGGGCAACCGGTCCGCGGCGCTCAATACGGCAGAGACCTGGGCTGTGTTCTCTCCGCTGCACGTCCTCTGGAACGGCACGCCGGCTGTCCACGTCTTTTTTGTGCTCTCCGGCTTCGTCCTGGTCCTGCCGTTCACCCGGCCGGGCCCGGCCAGGAGCTGGGCGCAGTACTACGCCAAGCGCTTTTTCCGCCTCTATATACCGGCCTGGGCGTCGCTGGCGGTGGCCGTTGCGTTGATCCTGCTGATTCCCCGGACGGCGTCGCCGCTGCAGAGCCCGTGGGCGGACATGTACGTGATCCACCCCAGCGTGGGCCAGGTCCTCAAGGACGGCCTGCTCCTGCTGAACGCCAGCACCATCAACACCCCGCTGTGGTCGCTCAAATGGGAAGTCCTGTTCTCCCTCCTGCTCCCGGCCTACGTCTTCCTCGCACTCCGCTGGCGGCGCTTCTGGCACGTGAAGATCGGCCTGGCACTGCTCCTGGCCCTGGTGGGAGCCCTGCAGCACCTCGACTGGCTGTCCTACCTCCCGATTTTCCTCATCGGGGCCGTCCTCGGCGTCGAGCGTGAGCGGATCCGCGAGCTGACCCGGAAGTGGCCGCGCGTCGCCTGGTTCCTCGTGGCCGCCGCGGGACTCTTCCTGGCCAACGCTGAATGGATCAGCCGCGAGCAGCCGATACCCGGCGTCGAGGCCGTTGTCACGGTGGGCGCGACGCTGATCGTCCTGCTGTTCATCTCGTGCGGCTCGGCCAAGCGGCTCGGCGACACCGCCGCCGCGCAATGGCTGGGCCGCGTGTCCTTCAGCCTCTACCTGGTGCACCTTCCGATCATCCTGGCCGGCGTCACCCTGCTGCGATCCGTCTCGCTTCCGATGGCGCTCGCCGTTTCCGTGGCCGCCTCGTTCGCGATCGCGGAGCTGTTCTTCCGCTACGTGGAACAGCCCGCCCACCGGCTCTCGATGGCCGTGGGGCGTGCCGTGGGCCGCCGGATCCGCCGCGACGCTCCCGCGGACAGTCCGGCTATCCCACAACCGGCAGAAGCGCCGTCGCCTCCAGTAGCACGGGAATATGCCGGGTCCCGCTCCCGGTAA
- a CDS encoding ABC transporter ATP-binding protein — protein MSVLEVKDLSVELMTTAGVIRAVDGISFSIDAGETVTVIGESGSGKSTTAMGLLRLLPDDLAVISGHAVLDGVDVVTEPRKFAKLRGRSVALIPQDAMTALSPVHTIGRQLGEAVLRKGPASKAEATRRSVELLEQVRIPAPEAQLKKYPHQLSGGMLQRVLIAMALAVDPVLLVADEPTSALDVTVQAGILDLLMELQERTHVAILMITHDLGVARLVSDRIHVMKNGQFVESGEVEQIVEYPQTDYTKKLLAAVPRLGAWDGESQPDPLESGSHAALNGAHP, from the coding sequence ATGAGCGTCCTGGAAGTCAAGGACCTTTCCGTCGAACTGATGACCACTGCCGGTGTGATCCGCGCCGTGGACGGCATCTCCTTCTCCATCGACGCCGGAGAGACCGTCACCGTGATCGGTGAGTCCGGTTCCGGCAAAAGTACGACGGCGATGGGCCTCCTCAGGCTCCTGCCGGACGACCTCGCCGTCATCTCCGGCCACGCAGTGCTGGACGGCGTGGACGTGGTGACCGAGCCACGGAAATTTGCCAAGCTCCGGGGCCGCTCGGTTGCCCTTATCCCGCAGGACGCCATGACCGCGCTGTCCCCGGTGCACACCATCGGGCGGCAGTTGGGCGAGGCGGTCCTCCGGAAAGGTCCCGCGTCCAAGGCCGAGGCGACCCGGCGGTCCGTGGAGCTCCTGGAACAGGTCCGGATCCCCGCGCCGGAAGCGCAGCTGAAGAAGTACCCGCACCAGCTCTCCGGCGGCATGCTGCAGCGTGTGCTGATCGCCATGGCGCTCGCCGTGGACCCGGTACTGCTGGTGGCCGACGAACCGACCAGCGCGCTGGACGTCACCGTGCAGGCCGGCATCCTGGACCTCCTGATGGAACTCCAGGAGCGCACCCACGTGGCCATCCTGATGATCACGCACGATCTGGGCGTGGCCCGGCTGGTCTCGGACCGGATCCACGTGATGAAGAACGGACAGTTTGTGGAAAGCGGCGAGGTGGAACAGATCGTGGAGTATCCGCAGACGGACTACACGAAGAAACTCCTTGCCGCGGTACCCCGGCTGGGCGCCTGGGACGGCGAATCCCAGCCGGATCCGCTGGAGTCCGGCAGCCATGCAGCCCTGAACGGAGCACACCCGTGA
- a CDS encoding helix-turn-helix transcriptional regulator, translating to MTPQELANLAHLRRARDLIDRDYARPLDVPTMAAGALMSPAHFSRQFKAAYGETPYNYLMTRRIERAMALLRAGASVTDACMEVGCTSLGSFSSRFTEIVGMTPSAYRAREHHAVQAMPPCIARLRTRPARKPSRIEEAPPQALQ from the coding sequence ATGACACCGCAGGAGTTGGCCAACCTGGCGCACCTGCGCCGGGCCCGGGACCTGATCGACCGCGACTACGCGCGGCCGCTCGACGTCCCCACGATGGCCGCCGGTGCCCTGATGTCCCCGGCGCACTTCTCCCGCCAGTTCAAGGCCGCCTATGGCGAGACGCCCTACAACTACCTCATGACCCGGCGGATCGAACGCGCCATGGCTCTGCTGCGCGCCGGCGCCAGCGTGACGGATGCGTGCATGGAGGTCGGCTGCACCTCGCTGGGATCGTTCAGCTCGCGGTTCACCGAGATCGTCGGCATGACCCCCAGCGCCTACCGGGCCCGGGAGCACCACGCGGTGCAGGCCATGCCGCCGTGCATCGCCCGGCTGCGCACACGGCCCGCCCGCAAGCCGAGCAGGATTGAAGAAGCGCCCCCGCAAGCGCTGCAATAG
- a CDS encoding VOC family protein has product MNISLQYSQITVNDLDESLAFYRDVLGLEVRNDVGSDGQRWVTLGSAAQPDLELVLSVPHAGRSRDDGDALQQLLVKGALPILVFRTDDLDATFEAVRASGAEVLQEPIVQPWGPRDCAFRDPSGNMVRFNQA; this is encoded by the coding sequence ATGAACATTTCACTGCAGTACTCACAAATCACCGTCAACGACCTCGACGAGTCGCTCGCCTTCTACCGGGACGTGCTCGGCCTGGAAGTGCGCAACGACGTCGGCTCGGACGGGCAGCGCTGGGTCACCCTCGGCAGCGCGGCCCAGCCCGATCTGGAGCTGGTGCTCTCCGTCCCGCACGCCGGCCGCTCCCGGGACGACGGCGACGCCCTCCAGCAGCTGCTCGTCAAGGGCGCCCTCCCTATCCTCGTATTCCGCACGGACGATCTCGACGCCACGTTCGAGGCGGTCCGGGCCTCCGGTGCGGAGGTCCTCCAGGAACCCATCGTCCAGCCCTGGGGCCCACGCGACTGCGCCTTCCGCGACCCGTCCGGCAACATGGTCCGGTTTAACCAGGCCTAA
- a CDS encoding type II toxin-antitoxin system VapC family toxin, translated as MYAAALPGGLRSPDAIHLAAAIRLQSDVLVAYDADLLASAVDAGLNVASPGSAG; from the coding sequence ATGTACGCAGCCGCCCTGCCCGGCGGATTGCGGAGCCCAGATGCCATTCATCTCGCCGCCGCCATCCGGCTGCAGTCCGACGTCCTGGTAGCCTACGACGCCGACCTGCTGGCTTCCGCGGTGGACGCCGGCCTTAACGTCGCGTCCCCCGGAAGCGCGGGCTGA
- a CDS encoding cold-shock protein has protein sequence MATGTVKWFNAEKGFGFISPDDSSQDVFAHYSAIASSGFRSLEENQKVSFETEQGPKGPQAVNIQAL, from the coding sequence ATGGCTACTGGTACCGTCAAATGGTTTAACGCTGAAAAGGGCTTCGGCTTCATTTCCCCCGATGACTCCTCACAGGACGTCTTCGCACACTACTCCGCGATCGCCTCTTCCGGCTTCCGCTCCCTCGAAGAGAACCAGAAGGTCTCCTTCGAAACCGAGCAGGGCCCCAAGGGTCCCCAGGCCGTAAACATCCAGGCTCTCTAA
- a CDS encoding aldo/keto reductase, producing the protein MQGTNVAGLELPISQLALGTMTFGDTVSEEVAAGMLSAALDAGITVVDTANGYAGSATEEMLAKLLPGKRDAVILASKAGMPHPDAGDHSPLSAEGLRRSVEGSLRRLAADRLDLFYLHQPDRKAPLEETLAIVGQLIAEGKIGAWGVSNFAAWQISELNAAADASGTPRPVVAQQLYNLLATRIEDEYLEFAQHTGLLTMVYNPLGGGLLTGKHAFTESPTEGRFGSSRLAEMYKKRYWDPRLFEAIRQLGDIADGAGLPLPELSFRWLLSKPGVGSILLGGSKIEQLQANIDAAAKGPLPADIVRACDDVAAEIRGPMPNYNR; encoded by the coding sequence ATGCAGGGAACCAACGTGGCAGGCCTCGAGCTTCCCATTTCGCAGCTGGCCCTGGGCACCATGACCTTTGGCGACACAGTGTCGGAGGAGGTTGCCGCCGGCATGCTGTCTGCCGCGCTCGACGCCGGGATCACGGTGGTTGACACCGCCAACGGGTACGCGGGCAGCGCCACCGAGGAAATGCTGGCCAAGCTCCTGCCGGGAAAGCGCGATGCCGTCATCCTGGCCTCCAAAGCGGGAATGCCGCACCCGGATGCGGGAGACCACTCCCCGCTGTCGGCCGAAGGGCTCCGGCGCTCCGTCGAGGGCAGCCTCCGGCGGCTGGCGGCGGACCGGCTGGACCTTTTCTACCTCCACCAGCCGGACCGGAAGGCCCCGCTGGAAGAGACGCTCGCCATCGTCGGGCAGCTGATCGCCGAAGGCAAGATCGGCGCCTGGGGCGTGTCCAACTTTGCGGCCTGGCAGATCAGCGAGCTGAACGCGGCCGCCGACGCCTCCGGAACCCCCCGGCCGGTGGTGGCGCAGCAGCTGTACAACCTGCTGGCGACCCGGATCGAGGACGAATACCTTGAGTTCGCCCAGCACACGGGCCTGCTGACCATGGTCTACAACCCGCTCGGCGGCGGCCTTCTCACGGGCAAACACGCGTTCACGGAGTCGCCCACGGAGGGCCGGTTCGGCAGTTCCCGGCTGGCCGAAATGTACAAGAAGCGGTACTGGGATCCCCGGCTCTTCGAGGCGATACGCCAGCTGGGCGACATTGCGGACGGCGCGGGACTGCCGCTGCCGGAGCTGTCCTTCCGGTGGCTCTTGAGCAAACCGGGGGTCGGTTCCATCCTGCTGGGCGGCTCCAAAATCGAACAGCTCCAGGCCAACATCGACGCCGCGGCCAAGGGCCCGCTGCCGGCGGACATCGTCCGCGCCTGCGACGACGTTGCCGCGGAAATCCGCGGACCGATGCCCAACTACAACCGATAA
- a CDS encoding type II toxin-antitoxin system PemK/MazF family toxin, which yields MNRGELWTVSGGTYAQKPRPALIIQDDLFAASESITLLPLTSQLTDAPLLRLTVEPGQLTGLERVSQIMVDKLTTVRRASLGQRMGRVDAKTMVAVEQSLAIFLGLGS from the coding sequence GTGAATCGGGGCGAGCTTTGGACGGTCTCGGGTGGCACATATGCGCAAAAACCCAGGCCGGCGCTCATCATTCAAGATGATCTGTTTGCAGCGTCTGAGTCGATCACCCTTCTGCCGCTGACGTCCCAATTGACGGACGCGCCGCTGCTGAGGTTGACCGTGGAGCCAGGACAGCTGACCGGGTTGGAACGCGTTAGCCAGATCATGGTGGACAAGCTGACAACGGTGCGTCGCGCCAGCCTCGGGCAGCGAATGGGACGAGTGGATGCCAAGACGATGGTTGCAGTTGAGCAGTCGCTGGCCATTTTTCTGGGTCTGGGGAGCTGA
- a CDS encoding antitoxin MazE-like protein: MSVRDRVARHRAAMRERGFRQIQMWVPDARTEEFKREARRQALAVAAADRAGDDQDFIEQISEDWPE; the protein is encoded by the coding sequence ATGAGCGTTAGGGATCGCGTCGCACGGCACCGGGCTGCTATGCGCGAGCGTGGCTTCCGGCAGATTCAGATGTGGGTGCCAGACGCCCGCACGGAAGAGTTCAAGCGCGAGGCGCGGCGCCAGGCGCTTGCGGTTGCCGCCGCGGACCGCGCGGGTGACGACCAGGACTTCATCGAACAGATTTCGGAAGACTGGCCCGAGTGA
- a CDS encoding HpcH/HpaI aldolase family protein — translation MTAASFAAKARAHEAVVGYWIVLDSPVSTERVARVGYDYVALDAQHGLMGYSGWLNGLMAIDAAGAAGIVRVPANNAALIGQALDAGAAGVIVPLVNNAAEAADAVRAVRYPPHGMRSYGPMRSALRIGPKPADADATVLCLAMIETPEGLQNVKEICAVPGIDGVYIGPSDLCLAVGGRFPNDPDVAEEFNAALVTIREAAQSAGVIAAIHTASGEIARQRIEEGFTFVTVASDLTHLEIAAASHLAIARGE, via the coding sequence ATGACCGCCGCATCATTTGCTGCCAAAGCCCGCGCCCACGAGGCCGTCGTCGGCTATTGGATCGTTTTGGATTCGCCCGTTTCCACAGAACGGGTTGCCCGCGTCGGGTACGACTACGTCGCGCTCGATGCACAACACGGGTTGATGGGGTACTCCGGGTGGCTGAACGGACTCATGGCCATAGATGCCGCGGGCGCCGCCGGCATCGTCCGGGTTCCGGCCAACAACGCGGCCCTTATCGGACAGGCACTCGACGCCGGCGCGGCCGGGGTGATCGTCCCCCTGGTGAACAATGCGGCCGAAGCGGCCGACGCCGTCCGGGCAGTCCGGTACCCGCCACATGGCATGCGCTCCTACGGGCCGATGAGGTCTGCCCTGCGCATCGGCCCCAAACCCGCCGACGCCGACGCCACCGTGCTGTGCCTGGCCATGATCGAGACGCCCGAAGGACTGCAGAACGTCAAGGAAATCTGCGCGGTCCCGGGAATCGACGGCGTCTACATCGGTCCGTCCGACCTGTGCCTGGCTGTGGGCGGAAGATTTCCCAACGATCCGGACGTGGCCGAGGAATTCAATGCCGCGCTGGTCACCATCCGTGAGGCAGCCCAGTCCGCGGGCGTCATCGCGGCCATTCATACGGCCAGCGGAGAAATTGCCCGGCAGCGCATCGAGGAGGGCTTCACCTTTGTGACCGTGGCCTCGGACCTGACGCACCTCGAAATCGCTGCAGCCAGCCACCTGGCAATCGCCCGCGGGGAGTAG
- a CDS encoding ATP-binding cassette domain-containing protein — translation MGQDLVLSIRNLTVDYAVHRTSFRAVDDVSFDVPRGSTVAIVGESGCGKSTIAKAIVRLLTPTSGEILLNGQDIARMPARQLRPLRSKVQMVFQDPYGSLDPHLTAEDIVAEPLTLRGIRSGKERRAAAAKLMDQVGLPVSALGRRPAEFSGGQRQRIGIARALASQPELLVCDEATSALDVSVQAQVLELLADIQRDSGLTYLMISHNLGVVRESSSHVVVMSKGKIVEQGNTEQVLSRPRDPYTRALRAAALDPLTMTGRKPRQLVSRLNKVAPQGDPVLMEDAS, via the coding sequence ATCGGGCAGGACCTGGTGCTGTCCATTCGCAACCTCACGGTGGACTACGCCGTGCACCGGACCAGCTTCCGGGCCGTGGACGATGTCAGCTTCGACGTCCCGCGCGGCAGCACGGTGGCCATTGTGGGGGAGTCGGGCTGCGGCAAGTCCACCATCGCCAAGGCGATCGTCCGGCTGCTCACCCCAACATCCGGGGAGATCCTGCTCAACGGCCAGGACATCGCCCGGATGCCCGCCCGGCAGCTGCGTCCCCTCCGGTCAAAGGTTCAGATGGTGTTCCAGGATCCCTACGGTTCACTGGACCCGCACCTCACGGCCGAGGACATCGTGGCCGAACCCCTGACGCTGCGGGGCATCCGGTCCGGCAAGGAACGCCGGGCCGCAGCCGCCAAACTGATGGACCAGGTGGGCCTTCCCGTTTCGGCCCTGGGCCGCCGGCCGGCGGAATTTTCCGGCGGGCAGCGCCAGCGGATCGGCATTGCCCGGGCACTCGCGTCCCAGCCTGAACTGCTGGTCTGTGATGAGGCAACCAGCGCCCTGGACGTGTCGGTCCAGGCGCAGGTTCTGGAACTCCTCGCGGACATCCAGCGGGACAGCGGACTCACGTACCTGATGATCAGCCACAACCTCGGTGTGGTGCGCGAAAGCAGCAGCCACGTCGTGGTGATGTCCAAGGGAAAGATCGTGGAGCAGGGGAACACTGAACAGGTCCTCAGCAGACCCAGGGACCCTTACACGCGGGCGCTGCGGGCGGCCGCCCTGGATCCGCTGACCATGACCGGCCGCAAACCGCGCCAGCTGGTCTCAAGACTGAACAAGGTAGCCCCGCAGGGTGACCCCGTACTGATGGAGGATGCAAGCTGA